In a genomic window of Venatoribacter cucullus:
- a CDS encoding sugar transferase — MLRIFDFTFALLGLVFGFPVLLVIYVLGLFDTGSPLFWQERVGRNKKPFTLVKFRTMTVDTASVASHLASTASITRMGGFLRKTKLDELPQLWNVLKGEMSLVGPRPNLFNQDELIAERDALGVYAVRPGITGLAQVNEIDMSMPKLLAETDAKMIAEMSVGNYFRFILQTVTGKGAGDRVR, encoded by the coding sequence GGGGCTGGTGTTTGGTTTTCCGGTGTTGTTGGTTATTTATGTGCTGGGGTTGTTTGATACGGGGTCGCCGTTGTTTTGGCAGGAGCGGGTAGGGCGGAATAAAAAGCCGTTTACCTTGGTTAAGTTCCGCACCATGACGGTGGATACCGCGTCGGTGGCCAGCCATTTGGCCTCTACGGCGTCTATTACCCGTATGGGTGGTTTTTTGCGTAAAACCAAGCTGGATGAGCTGCCGCAGTTGTGGAATGTGCTGAAAGGTGAAATGAGTTTGGTTGGCCCGCGTCCGAATTTGTTTAACCAGGATGAGTTGATTGCCGAGCGTGATGCGCTGGGTGTGTATGCGGTTCGGCCGGGTATTACCGGGTTGGCGCAGGTGAATGAGATTGATATGTCGATGCCGAAGCTGTTGGCGGAGACCGATGCGAAGATGATAGCCGAGATGTCGGTGGGGAATTATTTCCGCTTTATTTTGCAGACGGTTACCGGGAAAGGGGCGGGTGATAGGGTTCGGTGA
- a CDS encoding TrmH family RNA methyltransferase, with the protein MVTLGLVNPKDAANVGSVLRALGCYGADGVVYTGTRYDVAARHHTDTKNLREQANIRKVSGMQEALAQLPAGTKLVCVELVVGAVPLPEYQHPQDALYVFGPEDASLPADVVQAADDVVYIPTVGCMNLAATVNVLLYDRLAKLGPAAGIQAGDALIMASRDNRNRLRR; encoded by the coding sequence ATGGTTACGCTGGGGTTAGTAAATCCGAAAGATGCCGCGAATGTGGGGTCGGTGTTGCGGGCGTTGGGTTGTTATGGCGCGGATGGGGTGGTGTATACCGGCACCCGTTACGATGTTGCGGCGCGGCATCATACCGATACCAAGAATCTGCGTGAGCAGGCGAATATCCGTAAGGTATCCGGTATGCAGGAGGCGCTGGCGCAGTTGCCGGCAGGTACGAAGCTGGTGTGTGTGGAGTTGGTGGTGGGGGCGGTGCCGTTACCGGAGTATCAGCACCCGCAGGATGCGTTGTATGTGTTCGGCCCGGAGGATGCCAGCCTGCCGGCCGATGTGGTGCAGGCGGCGGATGATGTGGTGTACATCCCGACGGTGGGCTGTATGAACCTGGCGGCCACGGTGAATGTGCTGTTGTACGACCGGCTGGCGAAGCTGGGGCCGGCGGCGGGTATACAGGCGGGGGATGCGTTGATAATGGCCAGCCGGGATAACCGGAATAGGTTAAGACGCTAA
- a CDS encoding transcriptional regulator codes for MVSLLSAHDVQTALAAYVQQRRKALKWSRAELAVRSTVPAPTIKKFETTGQISLRQLLLLWQCVDNLQRLHALTQESAQKAMPRSLAEVLAE; via the coding sequence ATGGTCTCGCTGCTCTCCGCCCATGATGTACAAACCGCACTGGCTGCTTATGTGCAGCAACGGCGCAAAGCCCTGAAGTGGTCTCGGGCTGAGTTGGCTGTACGCAGTACCGTGCCGGCCCCTACTATTAAAAAATTTGAAACCACGGGTCAGATTTCCCTGCGCCAGTTGTTACTGCTGTGGCAGTGCGTCGATAACCTGCAACGCTTGCATGCTCTTACACAAGAATCTGCGCAAAAAGCCATGCCGCGCAGTCTGGCTGAGGTACTGGCCGAATGA
- a CDS encoding type II toxin-antitoxin system HipA family toxin has protein sequence MSMEPIRQLTVWRTFSDGLKVAAGGLAQNRQGVFFQYNEAYLQQYPALSPFTLKTDSSVQLAPAQPHAGLHGVFADSLPDGWGLLLMDRVFRQHGMLPAQVTAMDRLAFVGNSGTGALSYTPATPIAPAADQQPVDIANLGLQAQAVFDGQTTDVLAELVAAGSSGGARPKAQLYFAKGSEQVCRTRPLAGDEAWLVKFTSANLPLGHEEGLCEATYLTLAQRAGLQVPNWRLLPAPQASGAQAWLAVERFDRVWRPDDVPGSLHLHSACGLLDADFRTPSLDYQDLIKASSQLCRSVKAAQLQFLRAVFNLFALNQDDHSKNWAFLQMDNGDWQPAPFYDITFSPGRFGEHSTAYAGYGKNPPLKALQRLAAEAGYADWQQARQQISGVLAALAGFSDVAKALGVSPETTRLIQQQLNQQYQYLRAGLDV, from the coding sequence ATGAGTATGGAACCGATCCGGCAGTTAACCGTATGGCGCACGTTCAGTGATGGCCTGAAGGTTGCTGCGGGCGGCCTGGCGCAAAACCGGCAGGGCGTGTTTTTTCAATACAATGAAGCCTATTTGCAGCAGTACCCGGCGTTATCGCCGTTCACTCTGAAAACCGATTCCAGCGTTCAGTTGGCACCTGCGCAACCTCACGCTGGTTTACATGGCGTGTTCGCCGACTCTTTGCCCGATGGCTGGGGCTTATTGCTGATGGATCGGGTGTTTCGTCAGCATGGCATGTTACCCGCACAGGTAACTGCTATGGATCGGTTAGCCTTTGTCGGTAACAGCGGTACCGGTGCCTTAAGTTATACCCCCGCAACCCCTATTGCCCCGGCAGCAGACCAGCAGCCGGTTGATATCGCTAACCTCGGCTTGCAGGCTCAGGCGGTATTTGATGGACAAACGACCGATGTCCTGGCCGAATTGGTGGCGGCTGGCAGTTCTGGCGGTGCTCGCCCCAAAGCCCAGCTGTACTTTGCTAAGGGGAGCGAACAGGTCTGCCGTACCCGCCCGCTTGCTGGCGATGAGGCCTGGCTGGTGAAATTCACCTCGGCCAATTTACCCCTGGGCCATGAAGAGGGGCTGTGTGAAGCCACTTATTTAACGCTGGCCCAGCGGGCGGGGTTGCAGGTTCCCAATTGGCGTTTATTACCAGCGCCGCAAGCTTCCGGGGCACAAGCATGGCTTGCTGTGGAGCGGTTTGACCGGGTATGGCGGCCAGACGATGTGCCAGGCAGTTTGCATCTGCACAGTGCTTGCGGTTTGCTGGATGCCGATTTTCGTACTCCCAGCCTGGATTATCAGGATCTCATTAAAGCCAGCAGCCAGTTGTGCCGTAGCGTAAAAGCCGCGCAGCTGCAGTTTTTGCGCGCCGTTTTTAATTTGTTCGCTCTGAACCAGGATGACCACAGCAAAAACTGGGCGTTTCTGCAGATGGATAACGGCGACTGGCAGCCGGCTCCGTTCTACGACATTACCTTCAGCCCTGGCCGCTTTGGTGAGCACAGCACCGCTTATGCCGGTTACGGTAAAAACCCGCCGTTAAAAGCCCTGCAACGTCTGGCTGCCGAAGCAGGCTACGCCGACTGGCAACAAGCCCGCCAGCAAATCAGCGGTGTTTTGGCGGCGCTGGCAGGTTTTTCTGATGTTGCTAAGGCGTTGGGCGTCAGCCCGGAAACTACCCGGTTAATACAGCAGCAGCTGAATCAGCAGTACCAATACCTGCGTGCTGGGCTGGATGTCTGA
- a CDS encoding ABC transporter ATP-binding protein, producing MGTIQVTNLGKAYRQYPTRWSRLAEWLLPFTGPRHQLHWVVQDINFQVNPGEALGIIGVNGAGKSTLLKMITGTTQPNSGHIRFEGRVAALLELGMGFHHEFTGRQNVFMAGQLLGMTVEELHQLMPDIEAFAEIGEYMDQPVRTYSSGMQMRLAFSVATARRPDILIVDEALSVGDAYFQHKSFDRIREFRKLGTTLLIVSHDRQAIQTICDRAILLDKGRLKMEGAPEEVMDYFSAMIAEREQSTIRQERLADNKIRTISGTGEASIADVILLNADGKQVDVIETGTAVTLQITADVNQDIDRLVLGFMIKDRMGQAIYGINTHRINRPLTNLKAGDRVVYRYSFNANIGKGNYSVALSLSRLDSHLEKNYEWRDFALIFHVINTKKPDFVGYASLDATLDIQQEKANGVPVTS from the coding sequence ATGGGAACAATTCAGGTAACAAATCTTGGTAAAGCCTACCGCCAATACCCAACCCGCTGGTCACGGCTTGCCGAATGGCTTCTCCCTTTTACCGGCCCACGCCACCAGCTGCACTGGGTGGTACAAGATATTAATTTTCAGGTTAACCCTGGAGAGGCACTGGGCATTATTGGTGTTAACGGTGCGGGCAAAAGTACCCTGCTTAAAATGATTACCGGCACAACCCAACCCAATAGTGGCCACATCCGTTTTGAAGGCCGGGTAGCAGCGCTGCTGGAACTGGGCATGGGCTTTCACCACGAATTTACCGGCCGTCAAAATGTCTTTATGGCCGGACAGCTATTGGGCATGACCGTAGAAGAACTGCACCAGCTGATGCCCGATATTGAAGCTTTTGCCGAAATCGGTGAATACATGGATCAACCTGTGCGCACCTATTCCAGCGGCATGCAGATGCGGCTGGCATTCAGCGTAGCGACCGCCAGGCGCCCGGATATTCTGATTGTGGACGAAGCCTTATCGGTAGGTGACGCCTACTTTCAGCATAAAAGCTTCGACCGCATACGTGAGTTCCGCAAACTGGGTACCACACTGTTAATTGTTTCGCATGACCGGCAAGCCATACAAACAATCTGCGACCGCGCCATATTACTGGATAAAGGCCGCCTGAAAATGGAAGGCGCGCCCGAAGAAGTAATGGACTACTTCAGCGCCATGATTGCAGAACGCGAACAAAGTACTATTCGCCAGGAGCGTCTGGCCGACAACAAAATCCGTACAATTTCGGGCACAGGCGAAGCCAGTATTGCAGATGTGATACTGCTGAATGCCGACGGAAAGCAGGTTGATGTAATAGAAACCGGAACAGCCGTCACGCTGCAAATAACGGCAGACGTTAACCAGGACATTGACCGATTAGTGCTCGGCTTTATGATTAAAGACCGCATGGGCCAGGCTATTTACGGCATAAACACCCATCGTATCAATCGACCGTTAACAAACCTTAAAGCGGGCGACAGAGTAGTATACCGGTACAGCTTTAATGCCAATATCGGCAAAGGCAACTATTCGGTAGCGTTAAGCCTTTCTCGGCTGGATTCTCACCTTGAAAAGAACTACGAATGGCGTGATTTTGCGCTTATCTTCCATGTAATAAATACTAAAAAGCCGGATTTTGTTGGCTATGCATCACTGGATGCCACACTGGATATTCAGCAAGAGAAGGCCAACGGGGTACCCGTTACTTCCTGA
- a CDS encoding ABC transporter permease, with the protein MFKSLWQYRGFVIGSVQREFQTRYRNSLLGAVWTILNPLAMIIVYTVIFSQLMQARLPGVANDFGYGIYLCAGLLTWGLFAEIIGRSQGVFLEHASLLKKLSFPRICLPIIVVLNALLNFTIIFGLFIGFLVITGNFPGWVVLAMLPVLLIQVIFAASLGIILGILNVFFRDVGQLTGIVLQFWFWFTPIIYPPSILPDNIASILAWNPMTPLVQAYQGIFVQGVAPAWHSLWPMAVVSIVLSLLALSMFRKRAGEMVDEL; encoded by the coding sequence ATGTTTAAATCCCTCTGGCAATACCGGGGCTTCGTTATAGGCAGCGTACAACGGGAGTTCCAGACCCGCTACCGCAACTCGCTATTGGGAGCCGTGTGGACAATTCTTAACCCGCTGGCCATGATCATTGTTTACACCGTCATCTTCTCGCAACTGATGCAAGCAAGACTGCCCGGTGTTGCCAACGATTTCGGTTATGGTATTTACCTATGTGCTGGCCTGCTTACCTGGGGGCTTTTTGCCGAAATTATCGGACGCAGCCAAGGGGTATTTCTTGAGCACGCCTCATTATTGAAAAAGCTCAGCTTCCCCCGCATTTGTTTGCCTATTATCGTGGTACTGAATGCCCTGCTTAACTTCACCATTATCTTTGGGTTGTTTATCGGTTTTCTGGTTATTACCGGTAACTTTCCTGGTTGGGTGGTATTGGCCATGCTGCCGGTGCTATTAATACAAGTTATCTTTGCAGCCTCACTGGGCATTATTCTGGGCATACTGAACGTATTCTTTCGCGATGTAGGCCAGCTAACCGGGATTGTGCTGCAATTCTGGTTCTGGTTTACGCCTATTATCTACCCACCCAGTATATTGCCAGACAACATTGCTAGCATACTGGCATGGAATCCTATGACTCCGCTGGTACAAGCCTATCAAGGGATCTTTGTACAAGGCGTAGCGCCTGCATGGCACTCACTGTGGCCAATGGCAGTCGTATCGATAGTTTTAAGTTTGCTGGCGTTATCAATGTTCCGCAAACGCGCGGGTGAAATGGTGGATGAACTCTGA
- a CDS encoding class I SAM-dependent methyltransferase, with the protein MLSRIKNYLFGKQDTTMPSGQEISADCSLQDACLSGWFQNETNELFTGFDIKPEHHVLDVGCGEGGNSNFCANQRAEITFVDIDPLMVNSTLERLKNSKARALHGLVSNSAPLALSDNKFDRIVCTEVIEHVENPVIFIQELVRVGKPGALYLLSVPDPLSEEVQKKVAPALYFEKPFHINIFSNDDFSKLITDAGLVIEKRSSYGFYWSIFWSFFWTCNQDLNSPLHPLLKYWNSTWETLLKMPDGEKIKKALDDAMPKSQIIIARKPQNELALNNHGHRNV; encoded by the coding sequence ATGCTGAGTCGTATCAAAAACTACCTGTTCGGAAAACAAGACACCACAATGCCATCAGGGCAAGAAATATCTGCTGACTGCAGTTTACAAGACGCCTGCCTTAGTGGCTGGTTTCAAAATGAAACCAATGAACTATTTACTGGTTTCGATATAAAACCCGAGCATCATGTTTTGGATGTTGGCTGTGGCGAAGGTGGAAACTCTAACTTCTGCGCCAACCAGAGAGCGGAAATCACTTTTGTTGACATTGACCCATTAATGGTTAATTCAACGCTCGAAAGATTAAAAAATAGCAAGGCGCGAGCACTCCATGGCTTAGTAAGCAACTCTGCCCCCTTAGCTCTATCTGATAACAAATTTGATCGAATAGTATGCACTGAAGTAATTGAGCATGTAGAAAATCCGGTCATCTTTATTCAAGAGCTTGTTCGTGTCGGCAAGCCCGGGGCGCTCTACTTATTGAGTGTTCCAGATCCGCTGAGTGAAGAAGTACAGAAGAAAGTAGCACCTGCACTTTATTTTGAAAAGCCTTTCCACATAAACATCTTCTCAAACGATGATTTTTCTAAACTTATTACAGACGCGGGATTAGTTATAGAAAAGCGCAGTAGTTATGGATTTTATTGGTCAATCTTCTGGTCCTTTTTCTGGACCTGTAACCAAGATCTGAATTCTCCCTTGCACCCCTTGCTGAAATACTGGAATAGCACGTGGGAAACACTACTAAAAATGCCTGACGGTGAAAAAATCAAAAAAGCACTGGATGATGCAATGCCGAAGAGTCAGATCATCATTGCTCGTAAGCCCCAAAATGAATTAGCCCTCAACAACCATGGCCACCGCAATGTTTAA
- a CDS encoding class I SAM-dependent methyltransferase, with translation MIPTWLQVPSLAEWEKKKLNPEFSDSRDVGLKDAVRAGWYQNDQNELFRGFPISAGDTVVDVGCGAGGATLFCARTGAHVVYCDIGQDSIDRLTEKVKETPARSHQGVVTNCMPLPLESNLATRVISMEMLEHVDDPAAVMAELARIGKPGALYLISVPDAASENLQKPFAPPEYFQKPNHIHIFSKEKLANLVTEAGLEVIDHTGYGFFWNIWICLLWACDKAAKTPARETSHNGVQPPFYPILDDWASIWDRLISLPEAEPIRKALDEALPKSQIVIARKP, from the coding sequence ATGATTCCAACATGGCTACAGGTTCCCTCATTAGCAGAATGGGAAAAGAAGAAGTTAAACCCAGAATTTTCTGACTCCCGCGATGTTGGTTTGAAAGATGCAGTCAGAGCAGGCTGGTACCAGAACGATCAGAACGAACTATTCCGTGGTTTTCCGATCAGTGCTGGAGATACCGTAGTGGATGTAGGCTGCGGCGCCGGTGGTGCCACCTTATTTTGCGCCAGAACCGGAGCACACGTTGTTTACTGTGATATCGGTCAGGACAGCATTGATAGGCTTACCGAAAAAGTAAAAGAAACACCAGCCCGTAGCCACCAGGGCGTTGTAACCAATTGCATGCCCCTGCCACTGGAAAGCAATCTTGCCACCCGGGTTATCTCCATGGAAATGCTTGAGCATGTAGACGATCCGGCGGCTGTTATGGCGGAACTGGCGCGTATTGGCAAACCAGGCGCCCTCTATCTGATTTCGGTTCCTGATGCAGCATCAGAAAACCTGCAAAAACCTTTTGCGCCACCAGAATATTTTCAGAAACCCAATCACATTCATATTTTTAGTAAAGAAAAACTGGCCAATCTGGTGACAGAGGCTGGCCTTGAGGTTATAGACCATACAGGCTATGGATTTTTCTGGAATATTTGGATCTGCCTGTTGTGGGCTTGTGATAAAGCAGCAAAAACACCTGCCAGAGAAACCTCTCACAACGGTGTTCAACCGCCTTTTTATCCGATCCTAGATGACTGGGCTTCAATATGGGATCGCCTCATTAGCCTTCCTGAAGCAGAACCCATCCGAAAAGCGCTGGATGAGGCATTACCCAAAAGCCAGATCGTTATCGCCCGAAAGCCATAA
- a CDS encoding glycosyltransferase: MKFIVYSAMNAETVVQNFGEPEYSYYFVLREFLPLLNKLGEVVTVQDPATEVDPLYQKAQAAGQNCVFLSFSPPHLTCLGLQCPTIPVFAWEFSTMPNEAWWADRPEHNWQWCLQQCAGAIVHSRQSADIVTQMMGPDFPVIDIPAPLWDRMENTRNRATMADNQPIELQRGIIFDSHDPDFTRWLPTEEDIIRAVAEARGQITVDLNRGFQRTPKSAKRITLEHIIAWYQQVLAPILPKWMRKTPDHWAQRANPWEPGHCQLTLSGVVFTSLFNPRDGRKNWLDMLTAFCHTFKDEPNATLVFKLGHRDHRQALHDVLMAFPRLEPYRCRVVLLHGFLDNNAYQSLLQQSHFTVNASYGEGQCLPLMEYLSCGKPAVAPCHSALADYINNDIAFVIDSWADATTWPHDPRVAYRTLRQQIDWTSLCKAYRDAYECFCADQQKYQQMSNAAIQQMQQHCSIDIAENRLNKLVQQIINETFPV; this comes from the coding sequence ATGAAGTTTATTGTCTATTCAGCAATGAACGCTGAAACCGTAGTACAAAACTTCGGCGAGCCAGAATACAGCTACTATTTTGTACTGCGGGAGTTCCTGCCACTACTGAACAAACTGGGTGAGGTAGTGACAGTACAAGACCCGGCCACGGAAGTAGACCCACTGTACCAGAAGGCACAAGCAGCCGGACAAAACTGTGTATTTTTAAGTTTTTCGCCTCCACACCTCACCTGCCTTGGCTTGCAGTGCCCAACCATTCCGGTATTCGCCTGGGAATTTTCCACCATGCCCAATGAAGCCTGGTGGGCAGACAGACCAGAACATAATTGGCAGTGGTGCCTGCAACAATGTGCCGGCGCTATTGTCCACTCTCGTCAAAGTGCCGATATTGTAACTCAAATGATGGGGCCGGATTTCCCTGTTATTGATATTCCGGCACCGCTCTGGGATCGCATGGAAAATACCCGCAACCGCGCAACCATGGCAGACAACCAGCCTATTGAGCTGCAACGCGGCATTATCTTTGACAGTCACGATCCGGACTTCACCCGCTGGCTGCCAACCGAAGAAGATATTATCCGCGCCGTTGCTGAAGCACGGGGACAAATTACGGTTGATCTCAATCGCGGCTTTCAGCGCACACCAAAAAGCGCCAAACGCATAACACTGGAACATATAATTGCCTGGTATCAGCAAGTACTAGCCCCCATATTGCCCAAATGGATGCGCAAAACACCTGACCATTGGGCACAACGTGCCAACCCGTGGGAGCCAGGCCATTGCCAACTAACGCTTAGCGGTGTGGTGTTTACCAGCTTGTTTAACCCGCGTGACGGACGTAAAAACTGGCTGGATATGCTCACCGCCTTTTGCCATACATTCAAAGATGAACCCAATGCCACATTGGTTTTCAAACTGGGGCACCGCGACCATCGGCAAGCGTTGCATGATGTATTAATGGCCTTCCCAAGACTGGAACCATACCGTTGCCGTGTTGTACTGCTGCACGGTTTTTTGGATAACAATGCCTACCAAAGCCTACTGCAGCAAAGCCACTTTACCGTTAATGCCTCGTACGGCGAAGGCCAATGCCTGCCTCTAATGGAATATTTATCCTGCGGCAAACCGGCGGTTGCGCCCTGCCATTCTGCCCTGGCCGACTACATTAATAACGACATTGCCTTCGTTATTGACAGCTGGGCCGATGCCACCACATGGCCACACGATCCACGGGTTGCCTACCGTACCCTGCGCCAGCAAATTGATTGGACATCGCTATGCAAGGCCTATCGTGATGCCTATGAATGCTTCTGTGCGGATCAGCAAAAATATCAGCAAATGAGCAACGCAGCCATACAGCAAATGCAGCAGCATTGTTCAATAGACATCGCTGAAAATCGGCTGAACAAACTGGTACAACAAATCATTAACGAGACATTCCCCGTATGA
- a CDS encoding glycosyltransferase, with protein sequence MIILVNSKVTGSSIQASLGKAEYSYYFLLKLFMPALQQIGQVIEVSSVAEVDPLFAQHRDAGEQVIFLSISPPQQTPTDLQCPTVCLFAWEFPDTPNKAWENNPANDWHYVFSRIAGAIACSEESAQAVRNLMGEDYPVIALPAPVWPQFQNLHPAEGWLPIQAERVFSLSGHIIDSPLLGLSADGLVQHMHRPVAQTSQAVKPTAEPSALRKSYRLLRSWRQALRQRSQAIAANATEENQPAPNQAGLQPVDNCQLSLNGVVFCSMFSPVDGRKNWTDIVTAFCWAFRDTPDATLILKMTHHDLESYRIFLLTMLSRLAPFQCRVVALHGYLDDEQYRNLIQVTDFYVNASTGEGLCLPLMEFLSAGKPALAPKHTAMLDYLNEDIACVVKSSEEPACWSHDPAGTLCSRRHRINWQSLMEGYRHCYQMAQTQPEEYQHMSHRAWTEMQTFSDLPTVVTALQNLFNGCKK encoded by the coding sequence ATGATCATCCTCGTAAACTCCAAAGTGACCGGAAGCAGCATTCAGGCGTCACTCGGCAAAGCAGAATACAGCTATTACTTTCTACTGAAGCTTTTTATGCCGGCATTGCAGCAAATTGGACAGGTCATTGAAGTGTCCTCGGTTGCTGAAGTAGACCCGCTGTTCGCACAGCACAGAGATGCTGGCGAACAGGTTATATTCCTGAGCATCAGTCCTCCGCAACAAACCCCAACCGACCTGCAGTGCCCAACGGTATGCCTGTTCGCCTGGGAGTTTCCCGATACGCCGAACAAGGCCTGGGAAAATAATCCCGCTAACGACTGGCACTATGTGTTCAGCCGCATTGCCGGCGCTATTGCTTGTAGCGAGGAGTCTGCTCAAGCGGTGCGCAACCTTATGGGGGAGGACTACCCAGTAATAGCCTTACCGGCACCGGTTTGGCCGCAGTTTCAGAATCTGCACCCTGCCGAAGGCTGGCTGCCCATACAAGCTGAACGAGTATTCTCACTCAGCGGCCATATTATCGACAGCCCGCTGTTGGGTTTATCGGCCGATGGCCTGGTACAGCATATGCACCGCCCTGTGGCTCAAACCAGCCAAGCAGTAAAACCCACTGCCGAGCCCAGTGCGTTAAGAAAAAGCTACCGGCTATTGCGCAGCTGGCGACAAGCTTTGCGCCAGCGTAGCCAGGCCATCGCAGCCAACGCAACAGAAGAAAATCAGCCGGCGCCGAATCAGGCCGGTCTTCAACCCGTCGATAACTGTCAGCTGTCCCTTAACGGTGTGGTTTTTTGCAGCATGTTCAGCCCGGTTGATGGGCGAAAAAACTGGACCGACATTGTCACTGCGTTTTGCTGGGCATTTCGTGACACCCCAGATGCCACCCTGATTCTGAAGATGACACATCATGATCTGGAGTCTTACCGGATATTCCTGCTAACCATGCTGTCACGTCTGGCCCCTTTCCAATGCCGGGTTGTGGCGTTGCACGGCTATCTGGATGATGAACAGTACCGTAACCTGATTCAGGTAACAGACTTCTACGTAAATGCATCAACCGGCGAAGGTTTGTGTCTGCCATTAATGGAATTCCTGTCGGCCGGCAAGCCCGCCCTGGCCCCAAAGCATACCGCCATGCTGGATTATCTGAATGAAGATATTGCCTGTGTTGTGAAAAGCTCGGAAGAACCAGCTTGCTGGTCACACGACCCCGCCGGAACGTTATGCAGCCGCCGTCACCGTATTAACTGGCAATCGCTAATGGAAGGGTACCGTCACTGTTACCAGATGGCTCAGACTCAACCCGAGGAATACCAACACATGTCCCATCGCGCCTGGACAGAAATGCAAACATTTTCAGACCTGCCCACAGTGGTAACGGCATTACAGAATCTGTTCAACGGGTGCAAAAAATGA
- a CDS encoding enoyl-CoA hydratase/isomerase family protein, with protein MYQDIHYQQEDGIAVITINRPKVLNAIRRQTYYDIIDALHKSNADDAVNVIVMTGAEGRFSAGNDLSDLLPGADLQALNQCVIDIFDALAGLDKPLILAQEGVAIGIACNMLLHADIAYAGNSIRYSLPFAKIGVTSEGACSVLLSEAIGPKHANELLYTGRFFTAAEAEKWGLINAAVEDGKALETAMNTARELVKNSQGSIRAIKKLAKAEGHHERVNRAVKAELALFTDLLRTPETQARITHVLKGGK; from the coding sequence ATGTATCAGGACATTCACTACCAGCAGGAAGACGGCATCGCCGTTATTACCATTAACCGCCCGAAAGTGCTGAACGCCATCCGTCGCCAAACGTATTACGACATCATCGACGCGCTGCACAAAAGCAACGCCGACGACGCGGTAAACGTAATAGTAATGACCGGCGCCGAAGGCCGTTTCAGTGCCGGTAATGACCTCAGCGACCTTCTGCCGGGCGCCGACCTGCAAGCCCTGAATCAATGCGTGATTGATATTTTTGACGCTCTGGCCGGGTTGGATAAACCGCTGATTCTGGCCCAGGAAGGCGTGGCCATTGGCATTGCCTGCAACATGCTGCTGCACGCCGACATCGCCTACGCCGGCAACAGCATCCGCTACAGCCTGCCGTTCGCCAAAATCGGCGTCACCTCTGAAGGCGCCTGCTCGGTGCTGTTAAGCGAAGCCATTGGCCCCAAACACGCCAACGAACTGCTGTACACCGGCCGCTTCTTCACCGCTGCTGAAGCGGAAAAATGGGGCTTAATCAACGCTGCTGTCGAAGATGGTAAAGCACTGGAAACCGCCATGAACACCGCCCGCGAACTGGTAAAAAACTCGCAGGGTTCTATTCGTGCCATTAAAAAACTGGCCAAAGCCGAAGGGCACCACGAACGCGTTAACCGCGCGGTCAAAGCTGAGCTGGCGTTATTTACCGACCTGCTGCGCACGCCGGAAACCCAGGCGCGCATTACCCACGTGCTGAAAGGCGGCAAGTAA